CTTCTGAAGTACAGTCTACCATGAAGGCGCAAAAGACAGATCTTACCACCAGAGCACTCAGAGATGCTCGGAGCTTTGAGCTTGCATATAATTCTGCTTGCACCTTGATAGAAATTAAGAAGTATTCAGAAGCTAAAGAGCAGCTGGACTTGGCGAAAAGGTGATTTCGTTTGTGAACTGATGACTCAAATGAATGCTTACTTTCAGTTTATTGAACTGGTATAATCCATTCAATGTAGCTGGCCACTCTCATTTGAATATTAGACGCTTGATAATCGGTAGAGGACAAATTAGTTCATTGGTTCAGTAGTTTCACTCTTTCCCAAAATTTCAGATATTCTATTTATGGATAGGCTGCTCAACTAGGAAAATTATGCAAGATCAGACACACCACTGGCCAGTATATTTAGTGGCTAGGGTTAGCTAGATTATAATTTCTTAATTTTTTCTGCAGAATCGGGAAAGAGGAGCTCATGGTGGAAGATTATGCAGAAGATGAGATAGAATACGAACTAGCTCCTGTGTCTGCTCAGCTTGCTTATGTACAGCAGGTACCGGAATCTGGTCTTGCTCTCTTGTCATTGAAGCTTTGTTGAAATATATTTACTTTTCTGTTTGCATTTTCAGTTACAATGTATTGACTTTTGTATCTACATTTTCAGCTACAAGGACAGACTCAAGAAGCTATGGAAACGTATGCTAACATGACAAACAAGAAATCAGGAGATCCCTCATCACTTGCTGTGGCAACAACCAACCTTATTTCATTAAAAGGTACAAAGGATGTTGCCGATGGCTTGAGGAAGCTTGACCGGCTTGTTGAGAAATCTACAGCTCCAAACCAGCCACAACTTATTGAAAGCCTTGAATTCAAGTTATCTCTAAGACAGAAAGAAGCGCTGTATTCTGCTCGCGTTCTTTTGCTCCTCCatgcaaataaaattgatCAGGTTTGCATTGGATAGTTGATCCATTTCctgctttctctttttctttagtTTTAGTCAGAGACATACCAATtctgtatttatttttgttttgctgtGTTATTGTTTGCATCATTCCGCTGCTAAACTTTTGTGCTGTACTTCCGACACTTTTATATCCTTGTAGTAAGCTTATGAATTTTACCTGGTAGGCATAAGCCACATGAATCGGTTTCTTTTGACTCACAATTGTTTGATAAACTGTTGGACACCCTGGGCCTCTAACCCATCTTTAGCAAGGATAAGCCCTACAAATTACAATGTTTCAGTTCATATATTCTTATTTACTGTTGTGATTACCGTATGAGGGGTGCCGATTCAATTACAAGATCTGGCCATTTGTTAGGAAAATGAGTATGAGTATGATTATGATCGTCTCCTTTCATTCATGAGTCATCCGTTTTTAGAAATATACAGCCGGGCACTTACATTGTGGTTTAATTTCGTTGGAAAGTATCATGCTCCAGCCACTAATATCTCCTCTATTGCTcgcattttgttttattggaCACTGATAGACAGTGAAAATGCTATTTCAGGCGCATGAGTTGGTCAGTGGACTGCTTGGTATGTTTCGAGACAGTATTTTCCCTGTTTTACTTCAAGCTGCAGTTCATGTGAGAGAAAAGAAGGTCCAGAAAGCTGAAGAAGTTCTTAGCCGCTATGCTGAAAAGCATCCTGAGAATTCTAAAGGAGCCCTCCTGGCACTTGCCCAGATTGCTGCCAATACCAACCATTTTCAGATTGCTGCCGACTCATTGTCTAAGATACCTGATATCCAGCACATGCCTGCTACGGTTGCTACACTAGTAGCCCTAAAAGAGCGCCTAAATGACCCTAATGGAGCCTCTTCTGTACTTGATTCTGCTATCAAGTGGTGGAAGAACGCCATGACTGAGGATAACAAGTTAGGTGTGTTCATGCGGGAGGCTGCTACATTTAAGCTCAATCATGGGCGTGATGAAGAGGCCTGTCAACTGTATGAGGAACTTGTAAAAAGTTCCGGAAGCACTGAAGCGTTGGCTGGGTTGGTGGCAACTTCAGCACGCACAGACCTTGAGAAAGCTGAGCAATATGAGAAGAAGCTGAAACCATTGCCCGGTCTTAAGGGAATTAATGCAGAGAGCCTGGAGAAGACATCTGGTGCAAGACATGTAGACCAAGCCATGAAGGTGGAAGTTCCCGAGGAAGTGAAGAAGCAAAAggcaaagaagaggaagaggaagcctAAGTATCCGAAAAGCTTTGATCCAGCGAACCCAGGGCCACCGCCAGATCCTGAGAGATGGCTGCCCAAGAGGGAGAGGTCGAGTTACCGCCCTAAGAGGAAGGATAAGAGGGCTCAGGTCAGAGGTGCTCAGGGTGCCGTGACTAGAGAGAAGCATGATCCATCTGCTGCCAATGCCGGTGGTGCCTCCTCGAAAGCAAGCCATGCCACCACCTCGGCGAAAGCTCCAGAACAACCGAAGGCCTCCAGCAAGTCACGGAAGAAAAAGTCGAGGTCTTAGATGACAAATTTGTTACATCACAAATTGACAATACAAAGGTCACTGTTCATTTAGTATCTTGACTTGCAATTTTTGTGTTATTTGCATTCAGTTGCCCTCCGCCCTCGCCTTCAGAATCATATTCATGGAGACTCAAAGTGTCTAGACTGGCAAATTTTGTTAAACCGTGGCAGTGATAGTATGGCATATCTGGTTGAACTTCAGTTTATTACATGTTCATAGCTTAGTTATTTACTTGTGGCTGCGTTTGAAAATAACTGAACCAGGCCTCTCCAGGGCTTGTTGagatgatacatatcagaccAAAATTTCCCTCTTGCGAAGGGACTTTACGTATTTGCTTTCCACTTCTTTGCATAAGGGTTACTACGTGGCTGTACTCGGGCTGCAGCGCTCTTGCACATTTCAGGACGGTAGATAACATACGGAGTGGCTGCAGCGCTCCAACACATTCCAGGACGCTAGATAACATACGGAGTTCATCTCCACGACCTCGCTCTTACTTCGTCGTCATTCTTCACATCAGCGACACGTACAAAAGACATAAGCATACATCTCAAAATGCTATCTTAGAGCTTCAGTTATCAGTAAGGCAGAGCAGGAAATAAGtttacaaaacaaaagaaaaaggacaaGGAAGAACAACACTAGACGATCAACTTGATTGAAGAGCTGGCCATATAAGTTCTTCTCTGGCTTCCGCAACATTGTTTTTGATCTTGTAAGGACAAGAAATACAcctttgcatgcatgtacaatATTAAAATTGGATTCAAATAATATTGATATCCATGCTCCTTCTACTGTAATGGTTAAGCTACAACATCAACACCTCACTGAGCACTCATCGACTACAAGCAGCAATTAGTTCTACACTACTATTGTACAAGTGCCACTAGAGCAATAGCTTTACCTTGTATCATGATTAAAATGCACAGTTCTAGCATATGCACACACATTTGCCAAGCTACTACAACTGTTCATCTAACAGACTGATCATTTGACAATTTACAGCTAATCCCTATTGTCATTTAACAGAGAGTCAACATCTGGCGTCACCACAACATGCCGATTCTCGATCTCACCAAGTGGGCAACAATGTTTCTCCCTGGTGTTGATAGCTACTGCATGCTGTGACATCCCGCATTCCGTCCCTGAGTTCACCTGCAATGGAAGAACCTAAGCTGTGAGCACCCATTCATATTGAAATCTTGCTAAATTGTGATGAAACAAATGACGAAGGGATGAACTAACATCAAACATGGTATCCCCCAACTTCATCTTGATCTTCCCGCTCTTGTATACCAGCATTTTGCCCATATACCCTCCTGGCAAATCATTGAGATTGTGCCCTTCTTTTGTCTCCTTGATAATGGCCTTTCCATTCCTTTGAACTACAGTGGATGATATTCTTGGCAAAGGAAGATATTTCGGCAATTTGAATAAGAACAttcttgttttgttgtcttgttcctgTTGTTCCAAATTGTGAAGATATTACAGAATTGCCTGCAAATACAGAGGTAATTTTGTAGGGCTCACTGGCTCAGAGATTCATACGAGCAAATTCAGCTCTTTTGCTGGATGGATGGAAGATTCACATTCAGATGAGCTTGGCTGATTTTCCTGCAACTCAACATTGTCCTCAtcctcgtcatcgtcttcttcgtcctcATCATCGTAGAACATTTCTAACACCAGTTGGTCATTCCATGAATATTCCTAGTGGAATGTTTTGGTAAAATAGTTGGAACTAATGAAGTCTCAAATTCACCTGGATTGGCAGCAACAGGAAAGGATCTAGGGATTTGAAGTGCCTTCTTCTGCAATAACAAATAGAAATAGGGGACATATTACAAGCCATGTGTCTGTtatgaaaaagaaattgcATGCTTTCTAAAATAGTAAGGTTGAACCGGATATATATTTGGTGAACTCACTGGTTGAACTTGCTTCTGCCCTCCTGACTGTGTCAGTGGTAAGCTAAAGCCAGTTTCAGGAGAAGGCATTGGGTGGGAACTCTGTGCTGCCGAGTTCTCCTCTGTGAATAGCAAACAAAGAGTATTATAGACTCTCACATGTTTAAGAAAGATTACTGATGAAATGCTTGTCTTATACGTGTTGTGCTGATTTAATTACAAAACTCCTTGCCTTGCCTTATAATTATATGTAAGTATACACGTAGCAGTCAATAAATCCAGACCAACCTTTTATAGCTGACAAAGTTTTTGCATCTCCTCGACCAGTCTGAAAAGAAgtaagaacaaacaaacaatcaGACCTATAAAGAATGGAACAACTTTGTCCTGAGTAAAATCTGACCGTTATCCCAAGACATGACAACAGAATAATCAATTACCCTCAGTCTCTTCATTAATTCTTCATCAATTGGTAGTGTCTCTTCCAGTTGTGGCCTGAAAAAGCAGAATATGCTTCCCAATGAAAATTTCTAACACGCTAGGTGCACAAGTTTGGGAGTTGGATATTATTAGCAGCTCAAGTCAAGGATTACTGTACTTTTCTGCAGTTGATTTTTTCACTTTCCGTACTGGTACTTTGGGTTTGAACTTCAGCTTCGGTGGCTATTAAATTCAAGAACAAGAATTAGACGAACGCCAATCTCTTCTTGGAAATTCACCAACAATACAAGAAAAAGCAATCGGAGAGTTCACCATCTTAGGACGACGACCTGGACGGCCGCTCTTTGAGGTACCACCTGCATCCATTTTCTGCTTGCTCCCTATCAAGAGAATAACATGTGGACTTGCTCAGTGCGGTCATGGATGGTCACTACAGAAGATGCATGTTTTTCATTCAACTCATAACTGACCAACTTTTGACAGGATACTAACAATCAGCCACGGTTACTTAGCCTACTCTACGTCTTATCGGCCAAGTTCTCTGAAACCTAGTGGTGTCACCGTGTCAGAGCTCTTGCTGTTCTTGCTATGCAGCTAAAATTCTAGCTGTAGAAATGCAAACAAAGAGAGCCCAGATTCACACTTGTGGCCAAACACTTCCAAAAATACAGACACGCTATTCTCCGAGAGGAAAGGCATAAGAAATTCGAGGCACAGAAAAGGGGAGGAACCCCCAAAAAAACCCTCAATAACTGACCCTACCTAACTGGTCAGTAGAAGCAAGCAAAGAAACGGAATCGAGGCAAaagaacacaaggcataacgAGCAAACCACGCGGGCTCAACGGAAGCTCAAACTCATCTGGCTAGCTCTCCGATTCGTCCTTCGGCTCGCGCATGCAGCAAGTGAAACCAAACGAACAGAATCCGCAGCTCGCCCAAGcataattctaaaaaaattccCCGCTCACAAGCGCACATACCTAGCGCAGAAATTCCTCGCTCACCTACCAAGTGCGGGGACGAGAGCTCGAGATCTCCCGCTCTGGATAAACGGCTGCTCCCCGGAGCTGCGTCGCTACGCTTGCTGCTCCTCTTGGACTAGGAGACGTTTCCGGGGAAAGCTGGTGAAACATTGGTATCCAGTGGATCGAAGGTCTGGGCCCCATGTTCCAGTGAGAAGCAAACCGTGGACCCCGTCCACACACCGAGTGACCGAGGTGGAGAAAGGCCAGCGGAAGGATCGGGTGAGGCCGTTTCTTCGGGGTACACGGTGCGCGGCCACAGGAATTTCTAACGGGTAGGACACGTGTAGGCTAACGTGCAAGATGCAAACCTGGCGTTTGTTGGGGTAGTTATAGACGATCCAGGGGATTTAACGCGCGGTGGTGCCGGACTTGTCTATGCGTGAAGTCCGCAGCAGCGGGGAGCGAAAGGATGACGGGAGTTCCTGCCAAGTGGGTCCTTGGGGCCAGCGACCGGCGTAGCTGTCAACTAGCTGGTCTGGCTTTTTCTTGCACCCAGATGCGCATGTTGAATTAACAGTACTAATTAAATGAGTTAAAAAAACAGTACTtctaattaaattaaatttcaAAGATGCACGTAGTAGAAGATGCAACTGAGATACTCACAAGATAAACTGATAGGATAAAACCGAGATACATATGGCAGGTGAAGTAGTAATGCGGTATGCATATGTGACGGAGTATGTATCACATTGATGCCAATCAGAGCACAAAATCCTCTCTAAAAAAATTAGAGCACGAAATTGAAGCTCACACTATATGGAATGTAAGGTGATACAAAGTAACTGATGCGGCATGTGTATGAAAGTGTATCAAGCAGTATCTGTTTATTTCCTAGCAAATctaatttttccttttggcAATAGCAAATCTAATGTTGATATTTGAATCAAGTATCCAATCCGATCCAAACCAATCAATCTACGTACTACTGGGTGTTGGTAGACGTCGCCCCTGAGCTCTGATCCGCTTCCATCACGGTGGAAGAAGTGGCGGCTGGCGACTGAACGTGCGGGGTCATGGTGACGCCAAAAATCCTTATGCTGCTCGCCGCTGGCACGGGTGCCTCAGATGGCAGTGCTAGCTGGAGCTCTGGCCCCTCCATGGCCATCGTCGACCCCTGGGACGCTTGCACGGCGGATGACACTGCCGCCGCGAGCTGTCCCGCCGACAAAGATTCTGTAGCAGCGCGCTTCCTCGGTATCACCTTGCCCATGTAGTGCTTCCTCTTGTGCCCGCCGAGCTTCGTCCCCGCGTCGTACACTAGGCCGCAAACGTTGCACGAGTgcatcctcgccggccttgcgcccgcggcggcgcccgcgtcgccgactcccgcggcggcggcctcgctcATCTGCCTGTTCTTGTGGCCGGCCATGTGGCCGCCTAGCCCCTGGTACGTGTGGAACCGCTTGTCGCACCCTTCCTGCTTGCAGACCCACCAGCCTTGCTCGTCACGGACCGGCGGCGAtcgagctggaggaggcggagagggCTGCTGGGCGGTGAATTGCGGTGGCGTCGCCGGGGCGGGCTGATCACCTTGGGCCACGGCAGGCTGAGGATGGGCGCTGAGGACGGCCTGATCAGCCACGGGGGACTGGTTGTGGGCGACGAATTGCGGCGAACAGGACGGGTGCACGGCGACATTGTTGGGATTGGGAGGATTCcctgctgctgcggcagcGATGGCAGTGGAGACATTGGGGTTGGCATCCGGCTCGACGCCGAAGGCGATGGGCGCGGGGTCCATGACGGGCTCCTCCCCAACCACGATCGCCATGGAGTCCAccacttcctcttcctcagGGGAAGCAGACCTGCCACTGCCGACGAAGCCGCGTCTGCGCCTCACGGCCCAGCCACCGGCGACCGCAGgcgcccgcggccgcggcctcccCTGGCGCTCCTGCGGTTCGTGCATCCTCATGTGGCCGCTCACCGCCCTGACGCTCCCGAACTCCCTCCAGCAGATGGGGCAGGGGAACATGTGCGGTGTCCGCCCCTgcgcgccgacgacgatgtcgctgacgGTCCCGTCCGAGTCACAGTACTCGCTCGAGGGCgtgggcgatggcggcgcatCTACTTGGCCTCCGCCGACCACGGGCGCCTGCTGCTCCAGGCGGGCCCCCTGAATCTCCGGCCGCATGTCGTCGTCGTGGTCGCGGGGGCTGTCGGAGCCCGAGTCGGTGGCGATCTCGCCCTCCTCGAGgtcgtcgcggcggcggttgcggcgTGGGGGACTGGAGTGAGACATCGGCACTGGGGAAGAGAGCAGCAGGAACGAGAACACTACACACTGCTAGGGCTTTGggagcggcggtggccggtgggagagagggagagagattggAGTGCTAGGGTTTGATCGATCTGTCTCGCCCCGCTGCAGGCGGCTAGTGTTGTGGGATGGGGTTCTTGTGGGGGGTGAGGGGTGGGTGACTAGTGGGAGGTCTCTTTATATGGCGCGAGGCGGCGTGCGCGCGCTGGACTGATCCCCGGTGGCGGAAAGATGAGCGAACAGTGTCTCCACTCAGCGGAGTCGATCGTACGGCCCCCGGAGACTCAGAAATTTGGAAGGAAACAGTATCACGTCCGGGTTAAACGGGATTACGCGGATCGGCACCAGAGATCGCTGTACTTGccaaacaaatcaacaaacaaCACATCTTCTTTCTTATCCAACGGTTCACAGCTGGCatgctgtgtttttttttcttggcgATCAAGATACGTGaacacgggcggaggacccagtagggcctACCTTAATTTCTGCCTCagtttttataaaaaaaactaatttctGCCTCAGTTCAGATTAAAAGGAGATGAaaggggagctaaagggcggaatcaaTTCCTTGGGTGATGGGAGGAAATGGCCGAgagagagaatcgaaggggagatcaacctgtgGTGGAGACGCTcgcgagaggaggaagacaagcTCCAGGGCTTGCGCGCTCGGCAGCGGTATGGGGTTGGAGGAGTGGCCACGGAGCGATGGGGAAGAAAATCCTACGAGACGCTCTAATTGTCCATCAAGTTAGACCATCTTTGCGATGGTTCTTTGTGTTGGAACCAGtccacccaggttcaagtctcACACTTGACATGGGTGCTCGCATTTTCTGATTTCTCCTTTCAATAGGAGCGACGTATCCGTCAACTACGAGGCGTCTGTGGActgtggtgacttcgtcaatatCAAGATGATCGGCCGGTGGCTCAGTCTCTTGGAGGTGCTCATGCGTCTGTActgtactgtgtttcctaaaaaaaaaagttaagaCCATCTTTAGTTTCAACACTGCAATATTAATCTAAGAACATCCACATCCGTCCGCTGACAATACAACATAATTAATATGTTGCTACTCATTTCCGTATTTTATCACCGTGGGAAGGACGTGGATCTCTACTATGGACCGGTCCACATTGATCGATCAATTTTTTCCTCCATTGTATCAGATGGGATTTTTCTCTTCAAAGTAAAATTCGGATTCATTACATGATGAAACATTGAAGGACGGATACTTCTTTGAATCGCTTCATCTTGAAACAAACACCATGTCCGCCATTGAGACGCTAGTTAGCCGTTGCTTACATAGGAATTTCTTTCGAGCAAGGGGGCTAGAGCcctcggcagcgagatggggcAGATGGAGGGAGAGGGTTTTTTTCGAATAGAGGGAGAGGTTTATAGGCGGCCAATGGCCTGCTCCGTACCCATCCCCTAGGCTCATATATAAATGGGTCGAGCTGTGAAGGCCCACTAAGGCGGAAGGCTGGCGTAGGCATGGCCGACCAGCCTTGCCCATGTGAAAAAGAAGGTACTCGCAGGATTCACTTGATGTAAACAAGAATTTGTCGATTTTCCTCATCCTTTTAACCACAGCTCCTGAAGCGTTTCTTTTGTGACTTCTTAATCATGGCTCATGAAACATTTCTCGTAGGACATCCTCTTAGTTATTTTGGGTATATATTGTTGATGTCCATGTATGTTTGCTCACTATTGACTTAAATGTCCTTCTGTTACCCGCATTTCTTGCTTAATGACAGTAGATATGAGAATCATTATAAGATGGTGTATTTTTCTTTAGGTAAGTTATCAGAAGTTCGGATTTTTACATATCATGTTTCAGCTTGTGTAGTATTACTGATGATATAGCATATCTCTAGAAGTATGAAGAATAAGAGACACAAACAGTTACACAACTCAGATAATACATAAACACCGAAACAACTTGTGAAGTATATAATTTTATACTGTCAAAAAGCCTGAGTATTTAGATAGTAGACAATATATTATAAGATATTTATGATATAAATACATTAAAAAAactgaacaaaacaaaaatattaaaatatatttttgcaaaTATAGAGAAAATATTGAATGTTATGTGTTCATTTCCAGCGGTAGGGTAGTAGTTTGATTCTTACCTAAAAAATTTTTGGCCTGCGCCGATGTGTGTGAACTTCAAACCTACATCTAAATTTGAGAAAAGAGTTGATCAGTCCCACGAGAAGATTTCATTCGCGCAACAGTAAACGGAAAACGAGCGCTAGATTTCCGATTTTGTTAGAAAAACATGAGCCTCCACTTGCAGGCTAGCCCGTCTACTGCTTACTGGACATGGCTTGTCTCATGCATAAGCTCGTTTCTAGTTCACGaacatttttctgaaaaatttATTCGCGTGTGTGTAACAGATTAAGATAAATGTTCATTATTTGtataaaagaaataaaaactgAGTATTAATTGGGCTGGCAAGATAGTCTCAGTCCAAATGGGTCATTAGCGTGAGGGTGAGGCGTTTACAGAAGCAGCGAGTTGTTGCCGGGagtccggatccggcggccccATCGCCGTTGCCCCACCCCGCCGATTGAACTTTTTACTCTATGTTTTTGCAAATTAAAAACAAGaaactaaaaataaaaagctaAAACCAAAAGTTCAAAAACTAAAAAGTTGAAAGAGAAAAAGCTAAAAAATTAAAGGTGcaagaaaagcaaacaaaaactCACTTCGACAACCATTTTTATGCCGTCGGAATTCGTCCGCGCAATTTGATTTTGATGGTCATCCACGAATTAGTCCCCCGAATTATATATGCGCGCGATTGGGACATCGTATCCAGACGTAATAACACTAGTCAAATAATCAAGGtaagaatatatatttttattggcGTCACTCGGTGGAGCAACTCTCAGGAGATTTTATTACACACACAGATACGTACTCTTCGTACTCCAAAACACTGAACGGAACTAGAGATACGTACTCCAAAATACTGGAAAGAACCACATATACGTACTCCAAAACAGTAGTAATATAGCACCAACACATATAAGGTGCCAATTCAAGTTTCTTGTCGGGCCAGTACTCTCACTTGTGGAGCCTGAGCGCGAAGGCCTGAAGCGACAGGAGCACCTGCCTGAGTCGGTCCCTGACCTTGGCGTCGGTGAGGTTaccgtcgtcgtcgaactTGGGCGGATCTTCGTACGCCCTGACGTAGAGCTCCGGCTTGTTGATGAAGTGGATGTCCAGGAACACCCCGACCTGTCGCAGGTGGAACGCCGCCCTGCCTCCCCCGAAGTCGCCCCCCGCCGTCacgatcgccgccgccttgtCGCCCCAGCAGTTGCCCCCTCTGGACGCCCAGTCCAGCGCGTTCTTCAGCgtgcctacattccaacaatTAATCGGTTAATTGCAAGATTTAGATCAGGAAATTATGTGTATAATCCaagaggaaaaaggaaagggtGTGTGCGTACTGGTGAGGGAGTAGTTGTACTCCGGGGAGGCGAAGAGGAAGCAGTCGGCGTCGCGGACCCTGGCGCGGAAGGCCTCGACGTCCGGCGGGAAGCCGTGGCCGCCGTCGGTCTCGAGGTCCGGGTTGCACATGGGCAGGCCGGAGATGTCGACGTAGTCGATGAGGAGACCCGGGATGGACTCCTCGCACAGCTCCTCGGCTTCCTCATTCGAACAGAGATAAACAACAACACTGTCAGTACGTGCAGGTAAATGTACTAGAACCGCAAGCAAACTCGATCGGCGTCAAATTAACAAGCGATCGAGATATGATACCGGCGCGGATGAGGCCGCGGTGCCACGAGTCCTTGCGGAGGGAGCCGCAGAAGGCGGCCACGCTGAGGCTGGGCTTCGACGGCTCCGTCACTGATCCCAtgcttcctctccctctcgttTCCGGCTCTGGGTTACTGACGATCGAGGAgctctcttttgtttttggctACTGATGAGGAGATCAGTTGTTCTGCCTGGCCGTGGAGTTCGATCGAGGAGGGGACGTTATAAATAGGAgtaatttgaattttgatctCTTCCAAGGGTCAAGCGTGAACGTCAGGCTTGCTGACCGGCCGACGTGGCGTCCGTCGGTTTAGTGTTAAACAAAGGCAAAGCGAATCCAACTTTTTTAAGTACCACTACATGATCTACACCCGCAGTGGAAGTGTATCGATAAGAGCGTCATCGATGGCATCATATTTCCGCGATCACGGCTTAGAATAATCAATCTCGTAGACGGACGACAGCTAAAGTAGCTAGACAACCATATGAGGGTGATGATTGCTCCAGCAAAGTTCATCGCAGGTTCGTGTTTTGTCTCGTCTCTAGAGAAGCAACCACCGTTCCGCCGCCGGGTAAAGGCCAGCCGGACGTGACAGGCAGCAGCCGGCGTGGCCGCGTGGGGAGCCACCGAGCCAGACCTCATCGATGGCGTCAATTGCATTTGCATCACATGACATGGCCCTCGCCACACAGTCGCGggcttgttttttctttaggGGTCGCGGGCTTGATTAGGCCGTGTGCAAATCTCGGCCTTTATTAGTCGCGCAAAGGTAGGGCTCGCGGCCTAGGGGCATACTGGTCAGGCCCAGCCAGCCTTCCTTCACATGATCCCCGGCCCACGGTCGAAACAAAGGCAACATCGCTCGGTCGGTACCTCCACGCCACGGGCCAACAACACAACCGTGCAGTACCAGGGTTGCCTCGCCTACTGGGCACAAATCGGAG
The Brachypodium distachyon strain Bd21 chromosome 2, Brachypodium_distachyon_v3.0, whole genome shotgun sequence genome window above contains:
- the LOC100832940 gene encoding signal recognition particle subunit SRP72; this translates as MPPKSKAAAAAAEPVAVEDLFTALHRHIEAGEFPQAVKVADQVLAAAPGDEDALRCKVVAHIKSDAMDKALAAIRAAERLPIDLSFYKAYCYYRQNKLQEALEILKGQEETAAVLQLESQICYRLGRMNDCLNSYEKLQKYKIESMDLKINIIAALVAAGRASEVQSTMKAQKTDLTTRALRDARSFELAYNSACTLIEIKKYSEAKEQLDLAKRIGKEELMVEDYAEDEIEYELAPVSAQLAYVQQLQGQTQEAMETYANMTNKKSGDPSSLAVATTNLISLKGTKDVADGLRKLDRLVEKSTAPNQPQLIESLEFKLSLRQKEALYSARVLLLLHANKIDQAHELVSGLLGMFRDSIFPVLLQAAVHVREKKVQKAEEVLSRYAEKHPENSKGALLALAQIAANTNHFQIAADSLSKIPDIQHMPATVATLVALKERLNDPNGASSVLDSAIKWWKNAMTEDNKLGVFMREAATFKLNHGRDEEACQLYEELVKSSGSTEALAGLVATSARTDLEKAEQYEKKLKPLPGLKGINAESLEKTSGARHVDQAMKVEVPEEVKKQKAKKRKRKPKYPKSFDPANPGPPPDPERWLPKRERSSYRPKRKDKRAQVRGAQGAVTREKHDPSAANAGGASSKASHATTSAKAPEQPKASSKSRKKKSRS
- the LOC100833252 gene encoding DNA-directed RNA polymerase III subunit RPC4 isoform X1, whose amino-acid sequence is MDAGGTSKSGRPGRRPKMPPKLKFKPKVPVRKVKKSTAEKPQLEETLPIDEELMKRLRTGRGDAKTLSAIKEENSAAQSSHPMPSPETGFSLPLTQSGGQKQVQPKKALQIPRSFPVAANPEMFYDDEDEEDDDEDEDNVELQENQPSSSECESSIHPAKELNLLEQDNKTRMFLFKLPKYLPLPRISSTVVQRNGKAIIKETKEGHNLNDLPGGYMGKMLVYKSGKIKMKLGDTMFDVNSGTECGMSQHAVAINTREKHCCPLGEIENRHVVVTPDVDSLLNDNRD
- the LOC100833252 gene encoding uncharacterized protein LOC100833252 isoform X2 produces the protein MDAGGTSKSGRPGRRPKMPPKLKFKPKVPVRKVKKSTAEKPQLEETLPIDEELMKRLRTGRGDAKTLSAIKEENSAAQSSHPMPSPETGFSLPLTQSGGQKQVQPKKALQIPRSFPVAANPEMFYDDEDEEDDDEDEDNVELQENQPSSSECNSVISSQFGTTGTRQQNKNVLIQIAEISSFAKNIIHCSSKEWKGHYQGDKRRAQSQ
- the LOC104583360 gene encoding SH3 domain-containing protein C23A1.17 — its product is MSHSSPPRRNRRRDDLEEGEIATDSGSDSPRDHDDDMRPEIQGARLEQQAPVVGGGQVDAPPSPTPSSEYCDSDGTVSDIVVGAQGRTPHMFPCPICWREFGSVRAVSGHMRMHEPQERQGRPRPRAPAVAGGWAVRRRRGFVGSGRSASPEEEEVVDSMAIVVGEEPVMDPAPIAFGVEPDANPNVSTAIAAAAAGNPPNPNNVAVHPSCSPQFVAHNQSPVADQAVLSAHPQPAVAQGDQPAPATPPQFTAQQPSPPPPARSPPVRDEQGWWVCKQEGCDKRFHTYQGLGGHMAGHKNRQMSEAAAAGLEF
- the LOC100833560 gene encoding probable NADPH:quinone oxidoreductase 1 encodes the protein MGSVTEPSKPSLSVAAFCGSLRKDSWHRGLIRAAEELCEESIPGLLIDYVDISGLPMCNPDLETDGGHGFPPDVEAFRARVRDADCFLFASPEYNYSLTSTLKNALDWASRGGNCWGDKAAAIVTAGGDFGGGRAAFHLRQVGVFLDIHFINKPELYVRAYEDPPKFDDDGNLTDAKVRDRLRQVLLSLQAFALRLHK